From Verrucomicrobiia bacterium, a single genomic window includes:
- a CDS encoding PQQ-like beta-propeller repeat protein, whose product MTRIHSPSRTSRPATPSLLAPAALAALALALGPNPSLADAHGNWPNWRGPSLNGKAPDGQYPVRWTANAAAWKVPMPGKGSSSPIVWNGRAYVTTPAQGQDTVMALDLASGNVLWSTHLGPETPPKHRTLGSSCNSSPVTDGTGIFVYFKSGHFAALEPDGTVRWKHNLTERFGPERLFWDQGSSPVVTDRHVVLTRMHQGDSWIAGFDKATGELLWQVARDYRVPPENDNGYTTPIHFENAGRPAFLVWGADHLTAHDASDGRLLWSAGGFNPNRTGYWPAIASPVLHGQIAVVPVGRDDRPGQASLHGIRLGGSGDVTDTHRAWIRDDIGTFVSTPAEDAGRIYLLRYRGEIVCLDPATGRSHWSESLPRHAAPYYASPVLANGHLYAAREDGTVFVARIRDGFELISENPMGERIVATPVLAANRLLLRGDSNLYCIATR is encoded by the coding sequence ATGACGAGGATTCACAGCCCTTCTCGTACGTCCCGGCCCGCCACTCCATCCCTCCTGGCACCCGCGGCACTCGCGGCCCTCGCGCTTGCCCTTGGCCCCAACCCCTCCCTCGCCGACGCCCATGGCAACTGGCCCAACTGGCGCGGCCCCTCCCTCAACGGCAAAGCCCCCGACGGCCAGTACCCGGTCCGCTGGACCGCCAACGCCGCCGCCTGGAAGGTGCCCATGCCCGGCAAGGGCTCCTCCAGTCCCATCGTCTGGAATGGCCGCGCCTACGTGACCACCCCGGCGCAAGGTCAGGATACCGTCATGGCCCTCGACCTCGCCTCCGGTAACGTCCTTTGGTCCACCCATCTCGGCCCCGAAACCCCGCCCAAACACCGTACCCTCGGCTCAAGCTGCAATTCCTCCCCCGTCACCGACGGCACAGGCATCTTCGTGTACTTCAAGAGCGGCCACTTCGCCGCCCTCGAACCCGACGGCACCGTCCGCTGGAAACACAACCTCACCGAACGTTTCGGACCCGAACGCCTCTTCTGGGATCAGGGCAGCTCCCCCGTTGTCACCGATCGTCACGTCGTCCTCACCCGCATGCACCAGGGCGACTCCTGGATCGCCGGCTTCGACAAGGCCACCGGGGAACTCCTCTGGCAGGTGGCCCGCGATTACCGCGTCCCACCCGAAAACGACAACGGCTACACCACCCCCATCCACTTCGAAAACGCCGGCCGCCCCGCCTTCCTCGTCTGGGGCGCCGATCACCTCACGGCCCACGATGCCTCCGACGGCCGACTCCTCTGGTCCGCCGGCGGGTTCAATCCCAATCGCACCGGCTACTGGCCCGCCATCGCGTCCCCCGTCCTCCACGGCCAGATCGCCGTCGTCCCCGTCGGTCGCGACGATCGCCCAGGTCAGGCCAGCCTCCACGGCATCCGCCTCGGTGGCTCCGGAGATGTCACCGACACCCACCGCGCCTGGATCCGTGACGATATCGGCACCTTCGTTTCCACCCCGGCCGAAGACGCCGGACGCATCTACCTCCTCCGCTATCGCGGTGAAATCGTCTGCCTCGACCCCGCCACCGGCCGTTCCCACTGGAGCGAATCCCTCCCCCGCCACGCCGCCCCCTACTACGCCTCCCCCGTCCTCGCCAACGGCCATCTCTATGCCGCCCGGGAAGACGGCACCGTCTTCGTCGCCAGGATTCGCGACGGCTTCGAACTGATCTCCGAAAACCCGATGGGCGAACGCATCGTCGCCACACCCGTCCTCGCAGCCAACCGCCTCCTCCTCCGCGGCGATTCCAATCTCTACTGCATCGCCACCCGCTGA
- a CDS encoding glycosyltransferase, producing the protein MPEGLVTLDSPHHDPFRPWLSVAMVTYGDHLPLAQRCLDSLWTTLPPHHAEVLVGANAPGADTREWLLDQTRRGRIHRLLLSESNLFKCPMMRHLLDAARGDYLWSFDDDSHVLDPGVADRWLAQVQAGSPKVVGWGGTCVIRHPEGFPTLDDARRWVTQAPWFRGLEPPGTPGNEDWWFLSGGCTWFRTSALRALDWPDPRLLHASEDVLLGEAVRQQGWHLANVTNLGVLISDAPRRGPAATGIPRWMIAG; encoded by the coding sequence ATGCCTGAAGGTCTCGTCACCCTCGATTCCCCGCACCACGATCCCTTCCGACCCTGGCTCTCCGTCGCCATGGTCACCTACGGCGATCATCTCCCCCTCGCCCAACGCTGCCTCGATTCCCTCTGGACCACCCTCCCCCCGCACCACGCCGAGGTCCTCGTCGGTGCCAACGCCCCGGGCGCCGACACCCGCGAATGGCTCCTCGATCAAACCCGGCGCGGTCGCATCCATCGCCTCCTCCTCTCCGAATCCAATCTCTTCAAGTGCCCCATGATGCGGCACCTCCTCGATGCCGCCCGCGGCGACTACCTGTGGTCCTTCGATGACGACTCCCATGTCCTCGACCCCGGCGTCGCCGACCGCTGGCTCGCCCAGGTCCAGGCCGGCTCCCCCAAGGTCGTCGGCTGGGGCGGAACCTGTGTCATCCGCCATCCCGAAGGCTTCCCCACCCTCGACGACGCCCGCCGCTGGGTCACCCAGGCCCCCTGGTTCCGCGGCCTCGAACCCCCGGGTACCCCCGGCAACGAGGATTGGTGGTTCCTCTCCGGGGGCTGCACCTGGTTCCGAACCTCCGCCCTCCGTGCCCTCGACTGGCCCGACCCAAGACTCCTCCATGCCTCCGAAGACGTTCTCCTCGGCGAAGCCGTCCGCCAGCAAGGCTGGCACCTCGCCAACGTCACCAACCTCGGCGTCCTCATCAGCGACGCCCCCCGTCGAGGCCCCGCCGCCACCGGCATCCCCCGCTGGATGATCGCTGGATGA
- a CDS encoding ADP-heptose--LPS heptosyltransferase, translated as MRAVILRNHLAPGDNIVLTAALRDFQRLYPGEFAFDVRCPCPDIWLNNPHLTALTDQDPSVESLDLQCPLIQWSNRRPCHFLEGFGNYMGFVLDREFQLTEFRGDIHLTPFEQARPSRVAHLLGADLPFWLVAAGGKFDITAKWWSYRRYQQVIDHFQDRILFVQAGELGNYHPPLRGVLDLRGTTTLRELILLMRHAEGVLCGITSLMHLAAAVPTRPDRPTLRPCVVVAGAREPLHWEAYPGHQFLHTIGSLPCCAEGACWRSRTLPLHDDDENDAPERLCLDVHGDLPRCMHLISAHDVIRAIERYLEGGAARCLTPPQASLARPHLRSEVPAPYA; from the coding sequence ATGCGCGCCGTCATCCTGCGCAATCACCTGGCACCCGGGGACAACATCGTCCTCACCGCCGCCCTCCGCGATTTTCAACGGCTCTACCCGGGCGAGTTCGCCTTCGATGTCCGCTGCCCCTGCCCCGACATCTGGCTCAACAATCCCCACCTCACCGCCCTCACCGACCAGGATCCCTCCGTCGAGTCCCTCGACCTCCAATGCCCCCTCATCCAGTGGAGCAACCGCCGCCCCTGCCATTTCCTGGAGGGCTTCGGCAATTACATGGGCTTCGTCCTCGACCGCGAATTCCAGCTCACCGAGTTCCGCGGCGACATCCACCTCACCCCCTTCGAACAAGCCCGCCCCTCCCGCGTCGCCCACCTCCTCGGCGCCGACCTCCCCTTCTGGCTCGTCGCCGCCGGCGGCAAATTCGACATCACCGCCAAATGGTGGTCCTACCGCCGCTATCAACAGGTCATCGATCACTTCCAGGACCGCATCCTCTTCGTCCAGGCCGGTGAACTCGGCAATTATCATCCCCCGCTCCGCGGCGTCCTCGACCTCCGCGGCACCACCACCCTCCGCGAACTCATCCTCCTCATGCGCCATGCCGAGGGCGTCCTCTGCGGCATCACCTCCCTCATGCACCTCGCCGCCGCCGTCCCCACCCGCCCCGACCGCCCCACCCTCCGACCCTGCGTCGTCGTCGCCGGCGCCCGCGAACCCCTCCATTGGGAAGCCTATCCCGGTCACCAGTTCCTCCATACCATCGGCTCCCTCCCCTGCTGCGCCGAAGGCGCCTGCTGGCGATCCCGCACCCTCCCCCTTCACGATGACGACGAGAACGATGCCCCCGAACGCCTCTGCCTCGATGTCCACGGCGACCTCCCCCGCTGCATGCACCTGATCTCCGCCCACGACGTCATCCGCGCCATCGAACGCTATCTCGAAGGCGGCGCCGCCCGCTGCCTCACCCCGCCCCAGGCCAGCCTCGCCCGACCCCACCTCCGCTCCGAAGTCCCCGCCCCCTATGCCTGA